Proteins from a single region of Thunnus maccoyii chromosome 23, fThuMac1.1, whole genome shotgun sequence:
- the tmem121b gene encoding transmembrane protein 121B produces MISETGNDNLKADFLQSEASFSPDSPVSSSPEAGQLLSRRRDTQTTSGSINPEESGSIQPLVSSAAAAACIMTSGEFMQTTPLLAHKSKRSLLYKALCFLLLIFQGGILDFYLIIFTDLYWCSWIATDLVVISGWGIFFMKNARSKRERACGFHQKSSIFGCNLGEFTYAYLAWLIYVIACTPKVVLILETSILDLIALKVPCGVTGFKIIMLLSVPLLFCLINSIIEDLNGATRHHSQSCFMSTCLDLLDSFTLVEMLLRNEIPSVYLKYTVISVYFVALAVPVIWLYELTASELRCRWLWARFSTGLVVNAPLLVVRCFQVYVYKMPVSVFMFKNIFFLVCKFLELVEQCVTVRGVRRLAGGSNPAQFSHCVSENDMCPHGYVNTLAVTQS; encoded by the coding sequence ATGATCTCAGAAACTGGGAATGACAATCTGAAGGCCGACTTTCTCCAATCCGAAGCGAGCTTTTCTCCAGACTCCCCCGTCTCCTCTTCTCCAGAAGCCGGGCAGCTGCTGAGCAGGAGGCGGGACACTCAGACCACCAGCGGCAGCATCAACCCGGAGGAGAGCGGCAGCATCCAGCCTCTGGTCTCCTCAGCAGCGGCCGCCGCCTGCATCATGACATCGGGGGAGTTCATGCAGACCACTCCCCTGCTGGCGCACAAATCCAAGAGGAGCCTGCTGTACAAGGCgctctgcttcctcctcctcatcttccagGGCGGCATCCTGGACTTCTACCTCATCATCTTCACCGACCTGTACTGGTGCTCATGGATAGCCACGGACCTGGTGGTGATCTCGGGCTGGGGGATTTTCTTCATGAAGAACGCGCGGAGCAAGAGGGAGCGGGCCTGCGGCTTCCACCAGAAGAGCTCCATCTTCGGCTGCAACCTCGGAGAGTTCACCTACGCCTACCTGGCCTGGCTCATCTATGTCATCGCCTGCACGCCGAAGGTGGTGCTCATCCTGGAGACCTCTATCCTGGACCTGATCGCGCTCAAGGTCCCGTGCGGAGTGACCGGCTTCAAAATCATCATGTTGCTGTCCGTCCCGCTGCTCTTCTGCCTCATCAACTCCATCATCGAGGACTTAAACGGGGCGACGCGGCACCACTCCCAGAGCTGCTTCATGAGCACCTGCCTGGACCTGCTGGACAGCTTCACACTGGTGGAGATGCTGCTGAGGAACGAGATCCCCTCCGTCTACCTGAAGTACACCGTCATCTCGGTGTATTTCGTGGCCCTGGCCGTCCCGGTGATCTGGCTCTACGAGCTGACCGCGTCGGAGCTGCGCTGCCGGTGGCTCTGGGCCCGGTTCTCCACGGGCCTGGTGGTCAACGCACCTCTGCTGGTGGTCAGGTGTTTCCAGGTGTACGTCTACAAGATGccggtgtctgtgtttatgttcaaaaACATCTTCTTCTTGGTGTGTAAGTTCCTGGAGCTGGTGGAGCAGTGCGTGACGGTACGCGGGGTCCGGAGGCTGGCCGGCGGCAGTAACCCGGCCCAGTTCTCCCACTGCGTCTCCGAGAACGACATGTGTCCGCACGGATACGTCAATACTCTGGCTGTCACCCAGTCATAG